One Diabrotica virgifera virgifera chromosome 3, PGI_DIABVI_V3a genomic window carries:
- the LOC126881927 gene encoding uncharacterized protein LOC126881927, with the protein MPEKMETERPTLKYQNFSEKFGEQPEDYNRQYCSIYLARLNEMEIILKNSIKHKWGDTYPIIKLHKLTEEDKDKCIVIGTLFKDQKLKPSILKELSEANQLVAETNPIINNNFTDDSDKLFIEDEVQRYEIDGVPLSDVVTGITIALLGSDAGKGKFIAEDYVFAGLREQIEKPLFQEDNYIVFLSGLDLINCEKIMWNLELLTFWLSGMLNDESVVPKIARIIIAGNSVRISSEKRKPTISLISRVPETDESVEAVKAFDNFLSQICGLVEVDVMPGENDPSNQILPQKQMHHCMFPNSATYKSLHLVPNPYACSLENINILGTSGQPVQHVMWYSENNTPIQALEKCLEWGHLAPTAPDTLGCYPYYKNDPFVIEKCPHVFFAGNQDEFSTKLIEGGQGQKVRLISIPKFCASHQAVLLNLKNLECTTKIFDTL; encoded by the exons ATGCCAGAAAAAATGGAAACAGAAAGACCAACATTAAAATATCAGAACTTTTCTGAAAAATTTGGTGAACAACCAGAAGACTACAACAGACAGTATTGTAGTATATATTTGGCCCGTTTAAATGAAATGGAAATAATACTTAAAAACTCAATTAAGCATAAATGGGGTGATACTTATCCAATCATAAAACTGCATAAATTAACGGAAGAAGACAAAGATAAGTGTATAGTAATAGGAACTCTCTTTAAAGATCAGAAACTAAAACCCTCAATTCTCAAGGAGTTGTCTGAAGCTAATCAACTCGTGGCAGAAACCAATCccattattaataataattttacagaTGATTCTGATAAATTATTTATAGAGGATGAAGTTCAAAG GTATGAGATAGATGGTGTTCCTTTAAGTGATGTAGTAACCGGAATAACAATTGCTCTTCTAGGGTCAGATGCTGGTAAAGGGAAATTTATAGCTGAAGATTATGTGTTTGCAGGACTAAGAGAACAAATAGAAAAGCCTTTATTTCAGGAGGACAACTACATAGTATTTTTAAGTGGCTTAGATCTTATCAACTGTGAAAAAATAATGTGGAACTTGGAATTGTTAACATTTTGGTTGAGCGGCATGTTAAATGATGAAAGTGTAGTACCAAAAATTGCTAGAATAATTATTGCTGGAAATAGTGTCAGAATAAGTTCAGAAAAAAGAAAACCAACTATATCTCTCATTAGTAGAGTTCCTGAAACTGATGAAAGTGTGGAAGCTGTTAAAGCTTTTGATAACTTCTTGTCTCAAATCTGTGGATTAGTGGAG GTTGATGTGATGCCTGGAGAAAATGATCCCTCCAACCAGATCCTACCACAAAAACAAATGCATCACTGTATGTTTCCTAATTCAGCCACATATAAATCCTTACACCTAGTACCTAATCCATATGCTTGTTCTTTGGAAAACATAAATATTTTGGGAACTTCTGGCCAACCTGTGCAACATGTGATGTGGTATTCAGAAAATAATACACCTATTCAAGCTTTAGAAAAATGCTTAGAGTGGGGACACTTAGCTCCTACTGCTCCTGATACTTTAGGATGTTAtccttattacaaaaatgatccATTTGTCATTGAAAAGTGTCCCCATGTTTTCTTTGCTGGAAATCAGGATGAATTCAGTACAAAATTAATAGAAG